The region ACGACGACCGGGTTGGCACCGCGGGTCATCGTGGTGCGATGGCCGGTCGGCACGACCCACGTGTCCTTGGTGCCTGGCCCCATCACCCAGTCGTCCTTGCCGGGCAGCAGCACGACGGTCGGGGCGGGTGTGGTGGCCGCGAGCTCGTCGGCGCGGTCGGCCGGGAGCCACCGCCGCTCCCCGTCGACGTCGGCCTCGACCAGGCTGTCCTCGACGGCGGACCACCAGCGCGTGAGCCGCGCCCGTCCCGCGCTCAGGCCGCCGCCCAGCCACTGCTCGAGGAGCTCCGGGGTGGTCGGACCGTAGGCGTCGAGGTAGGCCAGGACGGCCCGGGGGCCGGCCTCCTCGAGCGGCGGGACACCGGTCCAGCCCGACGCCACCGCTGGGCTCTGCAGCAGCAGGTCGCCCTCGGTCGAGGGCGCGAGGGAGACGTCGCCCTGCCAGGCGAAGGGCTTGAGCAACGTGATGTTGGGCTCGGCGAACTCGGTCGCCAGGTGTGCCCAGCGGCCGCCGGCCACCGCGTCGGCGATCGCCTGCGGGGGCACGGGTCCGGTCGCCACGACCTCGCGGACGAGGGCGCGCAGGTCGGGCCACTCGTCGGCGGGGAGCCGGTAGTGCTCGACCCAGCTCTTCAGCGCCCACTGCCGCCCGGCCGAGCGCAGCGCGAGGTAGTCACCGGCGGTGGCCGGGTCCATCACCTGCACCGACCCGCGGAAGGAGAAGGTGCGCATCAACCGGCCGTCGGCCAGCGCCCGCCGGACCTCGCCCGGCGAGCCCGGGTCCGCCAGCCGCCGGCGCACGGACAGGTCCGGGTCGGAGCCGAACACCGAGACGGCCCCCAGCGTGCGGACGACCTCGACGACGTCCCCGGCGCCCGCGAGCAGGTGCTGGCGCCCGAGGCGCCACGCGAGCGCCTGCTGCCGGGTCACCGCCAGCGTCGCCGCCACGGGTCAGTCCGCGTCCTCGCGGGCCTTGCGCTCGTCGAAGGCGGCCGCCGCGCGGGCGGCGCGCGCCTCGACGCGCTCGGCGAAGGCGGCGCGCTGGCGGTCGAGGAGGAAGTAGGAGGCGATGCCGGAGACCAGGAAGGCCAGGATGATCGCGAGGAGGAGGTTGTAGGTGCCGTCGAAGAGCAGCGCCATGATCCCGACGACGATGCCGAACGACGCGAGGAACAGCGCGATCCTCATGGCGGTGTAGACGACGAACTCCTTCACGGCCTCCACCTTAGGTCGAGCGGTCTACATTGGAGGAATGCTGAAGGTCCTGCTGGTCGTCGCGGTGATCGCCTTCGTCGTGTGGACGCTGGTGCGGCTCTCGCTCAGGCGCCTCGACGGTGGGTCCGGCGGGTCACAGAGCCGGCTGATCGCCCCGGACGACGACCCGGACTTCCTGCGTGGCCTCGACCGGCGCAAGGACGTCGACGACAGCTGAGCCCGCGCGGTGGTGCACCACTGAGTGCTCCGCGCCGCTGCTCTCGGCGTACGAGTGCTGGCTCGAGCTGCTGAAGAAGTTGATCCCGATGAAGTTGAACCAGAGCGTCGCGACGCCGACCATCGCCAGGTAGGCCGCGTTGCGGCCCCGCCAGCCG is a window of Nocardioides oleivorans DNA encoding:
- a CDS encoding DNA glycosylase AlkZ-like family protein; amino-acid sequence: MAATLAVTRQQALAWRLGRQHLLAGAGDVVEVVRTLGAVSVFGSDPDLSVRRRLADPGSPGEVRRALADGRLMRTFSFRGSVQVMDPATAGDYLALRSAGRQWALKSWVEHYRLPADEWPDLRALVREVVATGPVPPQAIADAVAGGRWAHLATEFAEPNITLLKPFAWQGDVSLAPSTEGDLLLQSPAVASGWTGVPPLEEAGPRAVLAYLDAYGPTTPELLEQWLGGGLSAGRARLTRWWSAVEDSLVEADVDGERRWLPADRADELAATTPAPTVVLLPGKDDWVMGPGTKDTWVVPTGHRTTMTRGANPVVVGGVVAGTWRLDGPDLEATCSPPGLADEVTRLGSLLGRDLSLRTP
- a CDS encoding DUF4229 domain-containing protein, giving the protein MKEFVVYTAMRIALFLASFGIVVGIMALLFDGTYNLLLAIILAFLVSGIASYFLLDRQRAAFAERVEARAARAAAAFDERKAREDAD